The following coding sequences are from one Pelmatolapia mariae isolate MD_Pm_ZW linkage group LG4, Pm_UMD_F_2, whole genome shotgun sequence window:
- the chst12a gene encoding carbohydrate sulfotransferase 12 codes for MGTSRMFRIFVVLGSAFMILLIIIYWDDVGASHFYLHTPVSPGPKVPHPVPQKRPQTSRAPSFLSDIDAFVNQFLEPGTGEPTDAAPADTSNQSEKAEERYIPRREWKIHLTPLAPELRDRQEQRRRLLQEMCANDSVLFHGKNRSFDDIPNKELDHLIVDDRHGIIYCYVPKVACSNWKRIMIILSESLLQEGVPQRDPLAIPRDLVHNSSMHFTFNKFWKRYGKFARHLMKVKLKKYTKFLFVRDPFVRLISAYRNKFELPNEDFYRRFAQVMLRRYANQPTPPASVDEAFSLGIHPSFSHFIQYLLDPQTEKDMPFNEHWRQVYRLCHPCQIQYDFVGHLETAEEDAEHLLRLLRVDNVVEFPTSSRNLTASSWESDWFSTVPVEARRELYKLYEPDFRLFGYEKPDSLLNE; via the exons ATGGGAACGTCCAGGATGTTCCGCATTTTTGTAGTCCTGGGCTCGGCCTTTATGATCCTTCTGATCATCATCTACTGGGACGATGTCGGTGCCTCCCATTTCTATTTGCACACTCCTGTCTCCCCGGGCCCCAAAGTCCCGCACCCAGTTCCCCAGAAGAGGCCACAGACCTCTCGAGCCCCGTCCTTTCTGTCGGACATCGATGCCTTTGTTAACCAGTTCTTAGAGCCGGGAACTGGTGAGCCCACTGACGCTGCCCCGGCTGACACAAGCAACCAGTCAGAGAAAGCAGAGGAACGATATATACCGCGGCGGGAGTGGAAGATTCACCTGACCCCACTGGCTCCAGAGCTCCGTGACAGACAG GAGCAGAGGCGGAGGTTGCTTCAGGAGATGTGCGCCAATGACAGCGTCTTATTTCATGGCAAAAACCGTTCATTTGACGACATTCCCAACAAGGAGCTGGATCATCTGATTGTGGATGACAGGCATGGCATTATCTACTGCTATGTTCCCAAG GTAGCGTGCAGTAACTGGAAGCGCATCATGATAATTCTCAGTGAAAGCCTGCTGCAGGAGGGCGTTCCTCAGAGAGACCCCCTGGCCATCCCCAGGGACCTGGTCCACAACAGCAGCATGCACTTCACCTTCAATAAGTTCTGGAAACGTTATGGCAAGTTTGCAAGGCACCTCATGAAG GTGAAGCTGAAGAAGTACACCAAGTTCCTCTTTGTGCGCGATCCTTTTGTCCGTCTCATTTCTGCCTACCGGAATAAGTTTGAGCTACCCAATGAGGACTTCTACCGACGCTTTGCGCAGGTCATGCTGCGCCGCTACGCCAACCAGCCGACGCCTCCTGCTTCTGTGGATGAAGCCTTTTCTTTGGGTATCCATCCCTCTTTCTCCCACTTCATCCAGTATCTCCTGGACCCTCAGACAGAGAAGGACATGCCCTTCAATGAGCACTGGCGGCAAGTGTATCGACTTTGTCACCCATGTCAAATTCAGTATGACTTTGTGGGACACTTGGAGAcggcagaggaggatgctgaaCACTTGCTGCGACTGCTGCGGGTAGACAACGTAGTGGAGTTTCCCACCTCCAGCAGGAACCTTACAGCCAGCAGCTGGGAGTCGGACTGGTTCAGCACAGTTCCGGTAGAGGCACGCAGGGAACTGTACAAGCTGTACGAACCTGACTTCAGGCTGTTTGGATACGAGAAACCAGACTCACTCCTCAATGAGTGA